The following nucleotide sequence is from Nothobranchius furzeri strain GRZ-AD chromosome 6, NfurGRZ-RIMD1, whole genome shotgun sequence.
aaaatctatatttgtattttatgtcactgctgcctagctgagtttaccgaagtagctagctaactatcattttaacgtgtagcatgtactgtttaaccatgaaatttaaatgtaaaatacggtaaaataattaatagggcatatttcgatgggtaaaagggtaaaacccagtgcatttaagataaaaatgggttgaaagatGACGCAGCGCGCCGCTTGGAGGGACAcctgtgctccattctttcatccggtaatccccgaccgatgcggcgcctacttgctgcgcctagctgctgcgtggtctgaccgctcgtggagtttttcatgtctgactttaaccgcatctaataccgtattacggcgtgagcgcaacagcgacaacttaatatcgatgtgtaagcagcctgagtggtagggtgttttcatctgaacccttaaaacctccagcaggctacgctgcactattgacgtgttcgcgcgcggcgctaacaacttagcaacgtgacatgtctctgagaaagcgtaaaacacggacgcttcttctgaagcggaaaataacacttcttcttaagcagagcaggatgtcgcctcggctcgttcacggccgagccggactgagctcgataacattgaccaagcacagccactgggccgttgtagctgccaccaggcctgctgaaggaactccagcgggtttcatcactcgtaaagtttcttgtttttgctggggatttctgtattttaccgctccctcctgcagtcttcccctattaaaatttaaaatgtgtaactttatgtattgtgatgaatgactaatattcatgtaaaactaaaacgttaggcatttagggggaaaaaacaaaataataaacattatacagatgtcaaataaatcaaactgtaattaaactatatattttcaaagtcatatagacagcatgatggtttgtgtgatccgcgcggtttcacttacacccctttaatgatcaggctgtttttttatttttatcagctgatagcagttaaaattatggtaaaaaatacttttatctgtttttgataacttaatgcccaggaagagcatcttctctagacattaaatataacccaaatgttttattatgagcagatctgatgaaggtgtagacaagcagtctgcaaagtaaaacttgtttagagtccaaactcttactaaagcttttgaaaagaaaaaatggttgaattttgagaaatatccacaacaggggagcgagatctctgaaaaatgtatattttctctgaattcatagaataatgtgaagattctgggaaaagttgggattctgagattaaaacgtaaatctttctaatcataattctggcagtttttgtgtccttctgctgtggaaagtcgtgcaacatgaagatactgagaagatgcttaaaacctgtatttttattccatccataaataaaatcatgagctatttttttaatccaaatttgatccaaagggccatcgttggttccagacccgttctagaacattcctctaatcttaaagtcatcatcagtttcttccttttaacaaatatttatttgttcaaatatttatttgttcaaatatttaatatttataactggaatatttgttcctccctctcccactgcagttagtcctgtcctgcaaccctgtttttgcagcttagtgaagccaaccatcactaacctgggggtggttttggacccagagatgcggatggactcccacattagccaggtggttagatcctgcttttcccggctttgccagctaccaaagatgaagtccatcctgaaagacgtgtcatattttctccccaagccggacctgaccgtcatgtatcggtccaaaatagtgtgatgatattgtgttttttgtacataacagactttttaacagacaaatttgtcgcattctcctacacctcttcacgggctcgccacagtaaatattctatttggcgagagataaactttattgtatttatcctagtgaatctataattaaacgggtaaactagtattagcacatccaacatcaaagaaagtaaaatgttactatcaggagagggagaatgtttaagtggttagcagcagtgtgctagccgatggccccctccatgaggccaccacagctcagcaaaacgtcattgtagcttcttctggggagaaaaacacttagagaaaaaataaagttaacagctgaaatagcaggaaataatacagttaaagagcagattgtagaagaaagaaacccctgggttaaactggtctgtctactgcataatgctgaactctaacatgtgtcctcagggaaggacctgattggtgtccagaacctgctgaagaagcaccaggctctgcaggctgagatcacaggtcatgaacctcgcatcaaggctgtcacccagaaaggagagaccatggtggaggaaggtagagcaggtctggtcctgacatgtttctgaggtgtctgcaggttctggctcactttttttgggtccaggtcacttcgctggtgaggaagtgaagactaaactgtgggagcttcatggacgttgggacatgctgaaggccaaggcgtcccagaggaggcaggacctggaggactctctgcaggcccagcagtactttgcggatgctaatgaggccgagtcctggatgagggagaaggagcccatcgttggaagtccagactaagggaaagacgaggacttggccgaggtatggaagtcccttcctgagaaactccaatcgcttttctttgctctctttccagtccttcataattagtgtttctgtatttgtcatttccttcggttgtctaccagacgccgttgctcgtttgagcgtctcatgggttaggggtagaagtgctggcctcgcacaggaagtgatgacaaacgtgttcccgtcgctcttatttcaaacggtttacaagctgtgatgtgtgttcccgctgcagagcagccatgacacgtggcagccggcagaaggctcacgcttttccactaaacacccgcagagctgcgtctgcggtgaactgagcagggtttgttttacagtggcggatccgattggaccatcgctgcgagaaagctccacttgtgtcagacgagctgaaggttctgatgttctgctccacaggctctcctgaagaagcacgaggccctgatgtcggacctgtcggcttacggcagcagcatccaggccctgaaggagcaggcccagtcctgcagggtgagttcagaaccctcggcccgtcagaacattcttatccaccacgttctaacaccagacctgttaacccgacagcaacaaggtgatcagcaggtgcttttgtcctgcaggacctgaaggccaacgagtcccgcctgagggacatcaacaaggtggcatctgaactggagtcagaaggtctgatggctgaggaggctcctatggttcaggctcaggtgagcgtcacctgtctgcagcagctggtccctctcacttcctggtttaactctgctcgtctctgtttgtagcaacaagaacatctgggttctgctcctggaaaggtgcatgttgtcctccgcctcaaccagaaccagacgtggtgtttatgttaccactcatttgtttgtttgtttgtttacaggatgaagccgactctaacacggcgtcaccctggaaggtgagttcattcagctgatcagaggtcacctctgatggcagcagtcacggccgaccgtgctgacatcacacaggaattcaggtgacccggcaggcaccaggtgctggtgaaagtggggacatgtcagctggttgccatggctacagttatctttatgcatctgtatgactgctgactggtgtgtttcctgtgacctttgacctcagaccgtacggttgggcgttcagacgacgactaactttaattccatcaaggtaagaggaagctcttcccttcctgtctgagtgatccgtctccaggtttcttcgtccggcgtccagcccgctggcgtccaccttcatctcaccttcatctcatctcacttcatttatagtgcaatactttcacattatcattttcccacacttctgtatacctgtattttgttgtttttcaataaagaatgacaaattatttaagtttggtttttgttgcacacaaatatatatctgtaaaaaatatctacaaagctaatgtttacataacaagtatgattgggtttggcaatacggcactcaagtttattttagtaagattttcaaaccaagtaaagttagtaaaaaacacatttctattgtctgctaagaaactgttgggatttaaaatgggcctgttgtacaaataacttataaatgattattcctcacttttgtcttaaccaaagaaattccagtaattgagcaaaaacatttatttttaacactacattttataaaacagggcgcaaagtgtcggcacatgtatgtatgtcgatggtccgccccaaccgaaccaggagacacagacgtcagggaggccaaggttgtctctgcagctctctgggcaccacgcctcactcagctgtccccaatgatccaaatggctatggaggaaaaaaaatgtaataaaagaatgtaacttaaaaactcccagacctcatgtcatatttactaatcagctatggctgatttgtttggatcacagtgagttacactaattctaatatatttttatttctattatacatacatactttttaactgttattttcacatgactgttatcaggctctcttgttctggttctgatgataactctgtgtcttccagtaagttatcttgtgcttacttcatctgtataatgtctctttacttttggtaaattgtactgagtccagaataaaggctagctggctgtacaagatacaaacaagtattacgttttggaaatatatgaaacaccgctaGCATCTGttaagagcctgtggcggggtgctgagggccggctccagcccaggaatgagctctacacgccggccgggagggtttgaaacaccgccatcctctcctctgctggctgttcattctgttatggttaccggtgcttgtgttgcaatgtgaaacgcttggtctcagattttgtaagaaagataataaaatgtctccccaaa
It contains:
- the LOC139070458 gene encoding spectrin alpha chain, non-erythrocytic 1-like, which gives rise to MSDLSAYGSSIQALKEQAQSCRDLKANESRLRDINKVASELESEGLMAEEAPMVQAQQQEHLGSAPGKDEADSNTASPWKTVRLGVQTTTNFNSIKVRGSSSLPV